The following coding sequences are from one Achromobacter sp. B7 window:
- a CDS encoding tetratricopeptide repeat protein: MTIKPRFCVALLALAFAGAPAGSALAQSMAGGGGASPNATRTTLDPIPPEGGWDSLAKLLEAAKPGVDTRLTPSPSQITNRIEMLLNRGDNEEALAMIEKREAEIKDQRGTDVQLMFQHARALAALNRTGEAIDIYTDMTTRFPELPEPWNNLAALYASRGELEKAQDALQMALRADPGYAAARANLGDLQLLQALRTYKKAASDGVPGMQEKAREVETMLKDKQGK, translated from the coding sequence GTGACTATCAAGCCGCGTTTTTGTGTCGCCCTGCTCGCGCTGGCCTTTGCCGGCGCGCCGGCCGGTAGCGCCCTTGCCCAGTCGATGGCCGGCGGCGGTGGGGCCAGCCCCAACGCCACGCGCACCACCCTGGACCCCATCCCCCCCGAAGGCGGCTGGGACAGTCTGGCCAAACTGCTGGAAGCGGCCAAGCCCGGTGTCGACACGCGCTTGACGCCGTCGCCCTCACAGATCACCAACCGCATCGAAATGCTGCTGAACCGCGGCGATAACGAAGAAGCGTTGGCGATGATCGAAAAGCGCGAGGCCGAAATCAAGGACCAACGCGGCACCGATGTGCAGCTGATGTTCCAGCACGCGCGTGCACTGGCCGCCCTGAACCGCACGGGCGAAGCCATCGACATCTACACCGACATGACCACGCGTTTCCCCGAGTTGCCGGAACCTTGGAACAACCTGGCCGCTCTATATGCCAGCCGCGGTGAACTTGAAAAAGCGCAAGACGCCCTCCAAATGGCACTACGCGCTGACCCCGGCTACGCCGCCGCCCGAGCCAACCTGGGCGATCTGCAACTTCTACAGGCCCTGCGCACTTACAAGAAGGCCGCCAGCGATGGCGTGCCCGGCATGCAGGAGAAGGCCCGTGAAGTCGAAACCATGCTGAAGGATAAACAAGGCAAATGA
- the cysS gene encoding cysteine--tRNA ligase, whose product MLQIYNTLSRTKEPFKPAQAGQVRMYVCGMTVYDFCHLGHARMLVSFDVVQRWLRASGLAVNYVRNITDIDDKIIRRAVETGRRIGEVTEFYIAAMHADERALGVQSPDREPRATQYVGDMLDIIGKLEQNGLAYQADDGDVNYAVRGFAGYGKLSGKTLDDLRAGERVAVGSAKRDPLDFVLWKSAKADEPADTKWESPYGMGRPGWHIECSAMSQSLLGLPLDIHGGGPDLKFPHHENEIAQTEGAFGGTLANIWMHCGPLMVDSDKMSKSLGNFRTIRQTVALGDPAADDADYRVNPREAEMVRFFIVRNHYRSSQNYTPDNLIDAQNALDRLYQALQNVPADDQGIDWNEPQAQAFKAAMDDDFNSSGAVAALFELATEANRDKNARSAGQLKALASLLGLLQQDPATYFQSPTRYSAAAIEQGPRATLDAAAIQSLIDARAAAKAARNFAEADRIRAELREAGIELDDKPGGLTQWRRA is encoded by the coding sequence ATGCTGCAAATCTACAACACGTTATCGCGTACCAAAGAACCGTTCAAACCGGCCCAGGCTGGTCAGGTGCGCATGTACGTGTGTGGCATGACCGTGTACGACTTCTGCCATCTGGGCCATGCCCGCATGCTGGTGTCGTTTGACGTCGTGCAGCGTTGGCTGCGCGCCAGCGGCCTGGCCGTGAACTACGTGCGCAATATCACCGACATCGATGACAAGATCATCCGTCGCGCCGTGGAAACCGGCCGCCGCATCGGCGAGGTGACCGAGTTCTATATTGCCGCCATGCATGCCGACGAGCGCGCGCTGGGTGTTCAATCGCCCGACCGCGAGCCGCGCGCCACGCAATACGTGGGCGACATGCTGGACATCATCGGCAAGCTGGAGCAGAACGGCCTGGCCTACCAGGCCGACGACGGCGACGTCAACTACGCCGTGCGTGGCTTTGCCGGTTACGGCAAGCTGTCCGGCAAGACGCTGGACGACCTGCGCGCCGGCGAACGCGTGGCGGTCGGCTCGGCCAAGCGCGACCCCCTGGACTTCGTGCTGTGGAAGTCGGCCAAGGCCGACGAACCCGCCGACACCAAATGGGAATCGCCCTACGGCATGGGCCGCCCCGGTTGGCACATCGAATGCTCGGCCATGAGCCAATCCTTGCTGGGCCTGCCGCTGGATATCCACGGCGGCGGTCCCGACCTGAAATTCCCGCACCACGAAAACGAAATCGCGCAGACCGAAGGCGCGTTCGGCGGCACGCTGGCCAACATCTGGATGCACTGCGGCCCGCTGATGGTGGATTCTGACAAGATGTCCAAATCGTTGGGCAACTTCCGCACCATCCGCCAGACCGTGGCGTTGGGCGACCCGGCGGCGGACGACGCCGACTACCGCGTCAACCCGCGCGAAGCCGAAATGGTGCGCTTCTTCATTGTGCGCAACCACTATCGCAGCTCGCAGAACTACACCCCCGACAACCTGATCGACGCGCAAAACGCACTGGACCGCCTGTACCAGGCCTTGCAGAACGTGCCGGCCGACGACCAGGGCATCGACTGGAACGAGCCGCAGGCCCAGGCCTTCAAGGCGGCCATGGACGATGACTTCAACAGCTCGGGCGCCGTGGCGGCCCTGTTTGAACTGGCCACCGAGGCCAACCGCGACAAAAACGCGCGCAGCGCCGGCCAGTTGAAGGCGCTGGCGTCGTTGCTGGGGTTGTTGCAGCAGGACCCGGCAACGTACTTCCAGTCGCCCACGCGCTATTCGGCCGCCGCCATCGAACAGGGCCCGCGCGCCACGCTGGACGCGGCCGCTATCCAATCGCTGATCGATGCGCGCGCCGCCGCCAAGGCCGCCCGTAATTTCGCCGAGGCCGACCG